In Brachypodium distachyon strain Bd21 chromosome 2, Brachypodium_distachyon_v3.0, whole genome shotgun sequence, one genomic interval encodes:
- the LOC100843858 gene encoding uncharacterized protein LOC100843858: MDDFSFKDANNLRSLLLREESLVEKKRRWLASLGSELDVFHRPKKPKFLQDVYLAESDVRADEVSTEGVRLHVEKSFGLLYNGYNHHVVQDGLELFKLKTQKDGSLCPESLEILHCTIEKLSNGALDSVAKLVTHGGTSCRKARPTLQKIVKDHLPKYLAKLDSENSKISLSEILTNPCSYRSSSINIATPVSPMLLSSMKQALSKLDGNSEQAVVAMNRKLREKECFPKFLIVDNVSTDRGCRARRRSVIVDRVWNRCRSMISQLYEGKNLPNRVAKALAVMNLDRKLTLRSMDISQTEFFPFPRRTVLLQNNILNALWSLPELHRDNLKLLRPILNQSSKVQLVSFRAALRRYLTECLFECDDGNLPVEAQRAISFIDRMSPKHQQVILTEERKEVEVEAVLDLSSCLRSLARGATEECLSDDEVRLEVGGCSKDNDFVLTDSNYFNIRSQQLMDEVYSNFMINTAGAGHYDGSEAACSTKDPKSIKDDPKMAGCADDHLSAACDDTAIVADKLIGKILNNMLVEDKGVDELTRNYLARGSISQNPQVVEAKNQKDIVLYAIQSVLPNLPESSLDKVRRIIDGADK, from the exons ATGGATGACTTCTCTTTCAAGGATGCCAACAACCTGAGATCCCTTCTTCTGCGGGAGGAAAGCCTCGTCGAGAAGAAGCGGCG ATGGCTGGCCTCATTGGGTTCCGAATTAGATGTCTTCCACAGACCTAAGAAACCAAAGTTTCTCCAAGATGT CTACCTGGCTGAATCGGATGTCAGGGCTGATGAA GTGTCTACTGAGGGAGTAAGATTACATGTCGAGAAAAGTTTTGGTCTGCTGTACAATGGCTATAATCACCACGTAGTTCAGGACGGTCTTGAGCTTTTTAAGTTGAAAACACAGAAAGATGGATCTCTCTGTCCAGAAAGCTTGGAGATCTTGCACTGTACAATTGAAAAATTAAGCAATGGAGCGCTTGATTCTGTGGCTAAGCTTGTGACCCATGGTGGCACTAGTTGCAGGAAAGCCAGGCCTACCTTGCAAAAGATTGTAAAGGACCACCTACCGAAATATTTGGCCAAGTTGGATAGTGAAAATAGCAAGATTTCATTGTCTGAAATTTTAACAAATCCATGCAGCTACCGATCCAGTTCTATCAACATTGCAACACCTGTTTCACCAATGCTTTTGTCATCCATGAAACAAGCTTTAAGTAAGCTGGATGGAAATTCCGAGCAAGCTGTTGTTGCAATGAATAGAAAGCTCAGGGAGAAAGAATGTTTCCCAAAGTTCTTGATTGTTGATAATGTAAGTACCGATAGAGGTTGTCGAGCTCGCCGCAGAAGTGTTATCGTTGACAGGGTGTGGAATAGGTGTCGAAGCATGATATCACAGCTGTATGAAGGCAAGAATCTGCCAAATAGAGTCGCAAAAGCACTGGCAGTGATGAACCTAGATCGGAAACTAACACTAAGGAGTATGGATATTTCACAGACAGAGTTCTTTCCCTTCCCACGTCGAACTGTGTTGTTGCAGAACAATATCCTGAATGCTCTGTGGTCACTTCCAGAACTCCATCGTGATAATCTGAAGTTGCTACGTCCCATCCTGAATCAAAGTTCTAAGGTCCAGTTGGTATCATTCAGAGCAGCTCTGAGGAGGTACTTGACAGAATGCTTGTTTGAATGTGATGATGGTAATTTACCGGTTGAGGCGCAACGAGCCATTTCTTTCATAGACCGGATGTCTCCTAAACATCAGCAGGTTATTCTCAcagaagagagaaaggaagTGGAAGTAGAGGCTGTCTTGGATTTAAGCAGTTGCCTCAGATCTTTGGCACGTGGTGCCACAGAAGAATGTCTGAGTGATGATGAAGTTAGATTAGAGGTTGGCGGTTGTAGCAAAGATAATGATTTTGTACTCACCGATAGCAACTACTTCAATATCCGTTCTCAACAGCTGATGGATGAGGtatattcaaattttatgATCAACACTGCTGGTGCTGGACATTATGATGGCAGTGAAGCTGCCTGTAGTACGAAGGATCCTAAATCGATAAAGGATGATCCAAAGATGGCTGGATGCGCTGACGATCATCTATCTGCGGCATGTGATGACACTGCAATTGTGGCAGACAAACTTATTGGGAAAATTTTGAATAACATGCTGGTTGAAGATAAGGGGGTTGATGAACTTACTAGAAATTATCTTGCACGAGGTTCTATTTCTCAAAATCCTCAAG TTGTTGAAGCGAAGAACCAAAAAGACATTGTGTTGTATGCTATCCAGAGTGTCTTACCTAATCTGCCGGAAAG CTCCTTGGACAAGGTTAGGAGGATAATTGATGGTGCTGACAAGTGA
- the LOC100833072 gene encoding glycine-rich cell wall structural protein 1.0 isoform X1, which produces MEVEVSSPRARRLRSVGRSSNIESGGVGGGSPGSSRAGTEYTSLRDMLAEGGGGAGEHHHGHGSHGGSGGGRAGSCWRDYEAFDASNIGIRNQLLKHAASAYLQSAVVVAAAGPGGGGGASEGGWGICCLDRLLWQYIGCGGGGRRGRGRVLMRACSLQGCVHDSTELCAAFVARVAAFFTRMWT; this is translated from the coding sequence ATGGAGGTGGAGGTGTCGTCGCCTCGCGCGCGGCGGTTGAGGTCGGTGGGCCGGAGCAGCAACATcgagagcggcggcgtcggcggcgggagccCGGGGAGCTCAAGGGCCGGCACCGAGTACACGAGCCTTCGTGACATGCtcgcggagggcggcggcggggcaggcgAGCACCACCACGGGCATGGCagccacggcggcagcggaggaggccgggCGGGGAGCTGCTGGCGCGACTACGAGGCGTTTGACGCGTCCAACATCGGCATCCGGAACCAGCTCTTGAAGCATGCGGCGTCAGCGTACCTGCAgtcggcggtggtggtggcggcggcggggccaggcggcggcggcggcgcaagcgAAGGCGGATGGGGGATCTGCTGCCTCGACCGTCTCCTCTGGCAATATATCggatgcggcggaggaggccgccggggACGTGGAAGGGTGTTGATGCGGGCATGCTCGTTGCAGGGCTGTGTCCACGACTCTACTGAGCTCTGTGCCGCCTTCGTCGCTCGTGTCGCCGCCTTCTTCACAAGAATGTGgacctag
- the LOC100833072 gene encoding 50S ribosomal protein HLP, mitochondrial isoform X3 produces MITWEPVSIGRTLMGSLGNNLYEGVNSSVESVTRPAHCDAISQQIRTFIQMRTNLKVVDNSGAKRVMCIQSLRGKKGARLGDMIIGSVKEAQPRGKVKKGEVVYGVVVRAAMKKGRNDGSEIQFDDNAIVLVNNKGELIGTRVFGPVPHELRKKKHLKILALAEHIV; encoded by the exons ATGATAACTTGGGAGCCCGTATCTA TTGGGCGTACCCTGATGGGAAGCCTTGGAAACAATCTGTATGAGGGTGTTAACTCGTCTGTTGAATCAGTGACAAGGCCAGCTCATTGTGATGCTATCAGCCAG CAAATCAGAACATTCATCCAGATGAGAACCAACCTCAAGGTGGTAGACAACTCTGGAGCCAAGCGGGTTATGTGCATACAGTCCTTGAGGGGGAAGAAAGGAGCGAGACTTGGGGACATGATAATTGGTTCTGTGAAGGAAGCACAACCTCGTGGCAAGGTCAAGAAAGGTGAAGTGGTCTATGGGGTTGTTGTCCGTGCTGCCATGAAGAAAGGACGCAATGACGGCAGTGAGATCCAGTTCGATGACAATGCCATAGTCCTGGTGAACAACAAAGGTGAGCTGATCGGCACTCGTGTCTTTGGTCCTGTTCCCCATGAGcttaggaagaagaagcatctGAAGATCTTGGCGTTGGCTGAGCACATAGTTTGA
- the LOC100833072 gene encoding 50S ribosomal protein HLP, mitochondrial isoform X4 codes for MAAFLRSKCSSVGRTLMGSLGNNLYEGVNSSVESVTRPAHCDAISQQIRTFIQMRTNLKVVDNSGAKRVMCIQSLRGKKGARLGDMIIGSVKEAQPRGKVKKGEVVYGVVVRAAMKKGRNDGSEIQFDDNAIVLVNNKGYGFFLL; via the exons ATGGCGGCGTTCCTGAGGTCCAAGTGTTCGTCAG TTGGGCGTACCCTGATGGGAAGCCTTGGAAACAATCTGTATGAGGGTGTTAACTCGTCTGTTGAATCAGTGACAAGGCCAGCTCATTGTGATGCTATCAGCCAG CAAATCAGAACATTCATCCAGATGAGAACCAACCTCAAGGTGGTAGACAACTCTGGAGCCAAGCGGGTTATGTGCATACAGTCCTTGAGGGGGAAGAAAGGAGCGAGACTTGGGGACATGATAATTGGTTCTGTGAAGGAAGCACAACCTCGTGGCAAGGTCAAGAAAGGTGAAGTGGTCTATGGGGTTGTTGTCCGTGCTGCCATGAAGAAAGGACGCAATGACGGCAGTGAGATCCAGTTCGATGACAATGCCATAGTCCTGGTGAACAACAAAG GGTATGGCTTTTTCCTCCTATAA
- the LOC100833072 gene encoding 50S ribosomal protein HLP, mitochondrial isoform X2: protein MAAFLRSKCSSVGRTLMGSLGNNLYEGVNSSVESVTRPAHCDAISQQIRTFIQMRTNLKVVDNSGAKRVMCIQSLRGKKGARLGDMIIGSVKEAQPRGKVKKGEVVYGVVVRAAMKKGRNDGSEIQFDDNAIVLVNNKGELIGTRVFGPVPHELRKKKHLKILALAEHIV from the exons ATGGCGGCGTTCCTGAGGTCCAAGTGTTCGTCAG TTGGGCGTACCCTGATGGGAAGCCTTGGAAACAATCTGTATGAGGGTGTTAACTCGTCTGTTGAATCAGTGACAAGGCCAGCTCATTGTGATGCTATCAGCCAG CAAATCAGAACATTCATCCAGATGAGAACCAACCTCAAGGTGGTAGACAACTCTGGAGCCAAGCGGGTTATGTGCATACAGTCCTTGAGGGGGAAGAAAGGAGCGAGACTTGGGGACATGATAATTGGTTCTGTGAAGGAAGCACAACCTCGTGGCAAGGTCAAGAAAGGTGAAGTGGTCTATGGGGTTGTTGTCCGTGCTGCCATGAAGAAAGGACGCAATGACGGCAGTGAGATCCAGTTCGATGACAATGCCATAGTCCTGGTGAACAACAAAGGTGAGCTGATCGGCACTCGTGTCTTTGGTCCTGTTCCCCATGAGcttaggaagaagaagcatctGAAGATCTTGGCGTTGGCTGAGCACATAGTTTGA
- the LOC100830511 gene encoding probable ribosome biogenesis protein RLP24, protein MRLEKCWFCSSTVYPGHGIQFVRNDAKVFRFCRSKCHKNFKMKRNPRKVKWTKAYRRLRGKDMTQDSTFEFERKRNRPERYDRNVTEQTLKAIPLITKIRHERQKTHITDRQKQGKSKQRQKDAKEVEQDIGMLPKKLQETKLKVEVSQQQTEDNLMEE, encoded by the exons ATGAGGTTGGAGAAGTGCTGGTTCTGCTCCTCCACCGTCTACCCGGGCCACGGCATCCAGTTCGTCCGCAACGACGCCAAG GTCTTTCGCTTTTGCCGATCAAAATGCCACAAGAATTTCAAGATGAAGAGGAATCCTCGCAAGGTTAAATGGACGAAAGCATACAGGCGCTTACGTGGCAAGGACATGACACAG GATTCCACGTTTGAGTtcgagaggaagaggaacagACCAGAACGCTACGACCGCAATGTCACTGAACAGACTCTCAAGGCTATCCCGCTTATTACAAAGATTAGACATGAACGGCAGAAGACGCATATTACGGATAG GCAGAAACAGGGTAAGAGCAAGCAACGGCAGAAGGATGCTAAGGAGGTGGAGCAGGATATTGGTATGCTTCCCAAGAAGCTTCAAGAAACAAAGCTCAAGGTCGAAGTTTCTCAGCAGCAGACCGAAGACAATCTTATGGAGGAGTAA